A genome region from Rhodanobacter thiooxydans includes the following:
- the infC gene encoding translation initiation factor IF-3 has protein sequence MATTDNKGNRRNLEIRVPRVRVIGADSEQLGILSRDEALSLAQEAGMDLVEIQPNGDPPVCRIMDYGKFKFEAQKKAQAAKKKQKQVEIKEVKFRPVTDVGDYQIKLRNMLRFLEEGDKVKVTIRFRGREMSHQDLGQNLAKKIQEDVGDNGQVESFPRLEGRQMVMMIGPKKK, from the coding sequence ATCGCTACCACCGACAACAAGGGCAATCGTCGTAACCTGGAAATCCGCGTGCCGCGTGTACGCGTGATCGGCGCTGACTCGGAACAGCTCGGCATCCTCAGCCGTGACGAGGCGCTCAGCCTGGCGCAGGAAGCAGGCATGGATCTGGTCGAGATTCAGCCGAACGGCGACCCGCCGGTCTGCCGCATCATGGATTACGGCAAGTTCAAGTTCGAAGCCCAGAAGAAGGCGCAGGCCGCCAAGAAGAAGCAGAAGCAGGTCGAGATCAAGGAAGTGAAGTTCCGTCCGGTCACGGACGTGGGCGACTACCAGATCAAGCTGCGCAACATGCTCCGCTTCCTGGAAGAGGGCGACAAGGTCAAGGTCACCATCCGCTTCCGCGGCCGCGAGATGTCCCATCAGGACCTTGGCCAGAACCTGGCCAAGAAGATCCAGGAAGACGTCGGCGACAACGGCCAGGTCGAGTCGTTCCCAAGGCTGGAAGGGCGCCAGATGGTCATGATGATCGGGCCGAAGAAGAAGTAA
- a CDS encoding IS630 family transposase, which produces MKKLRRCVRAEVARQARCGRPVRLMFQDEGRFGLLGSPRRCWAPSPTRPVVGARLERQYIYAFAAVSPHDGVLDSLILPWVNAEAMSLFLAEVAGRHPGEFILMVMDQAGWHQANALVVPDSMRLVFLPPYSPELNPAEHLWKALREQDFGNEVFKNLDAVETTLAGGLRALEVDHDQTQSLTGFKWITSISLNAN; this is translated from the coding sequence ATAAAAAAACTGCGGCGCTGCGTTCGCGCCGAGGTCGCGCGTCAGGCTAGGTGCGGTCGCCCGGTTCGCTTGATGTTCCAGGACGAGGGGCGGTTTGGCCTGCTCGGCTCGCCACGGCGATGTTGGGCGCCCTCACCGACACGTCCTGTCGTGGGGGCGCGGCTGGAACGTCAATACATCTACGCCTTCGCCGCCGTGAGTCCTCACGACGGCGTCCTCGACAGTCTCATCTTGCCGTGGGTCAATGCCGAGGCCATGTCCCTGTTCCTGGCCGAAGTGGCCGGTCGCCATCCTGGCGAGTTCATTCTCATGGTCATGGATCAAGCCGGCTGGCATCAGGCAAACGCCCTGGTCGTTCCCGACTCCATGCGCCTGGTGTTCCTTCCCCCCTATAGCCCCGAGCTCAACCCAGCCGAGCATCTCTGGAAGGCCTTGCGCGAGCAAGACTTCGGCAACGAGGTCTTCAAGAACCTCGATGCCGTCGAAACGACCCTAGCCGGCGGATTGCGCGCACTGGAAGTCGATCACGACCAAACCCAGTCTTTGACCGGCTTCAAGTGGATAACTTCTATATCATTGAACGCAAATTAG
- a CDS encoding winged helix-turn-helix domain-containing protein, translating into MKTLIGNDKATVKRLAERLKQAGSHREYQRIQCVLLRATLGSSAQEIAQILGWSASTVHTIHSRWAKEGEAIFALNERGGRHHQYLSEEEEKALLEPFVRQAEMGGMLRALDIRQAYAARVGKPVALSTIYRLLERHGWRKVIPRPRHPKADVSAQAAYKKTAALRSRRGRASG; encoded by the coding sequence GTGAAGACACTGATCGGCAACGACAAGGCCACGGTGAAGCGACTGGCGGAGCGACTGAAGCAAGCCGGATCGCATCGCGAGTACCAGCGAATCCAGTGCGTGCTGCTACGGGCCACACTGGGGAGCTCGGCGCAGGAGATTGCCCAGATCCTGGGATGGTCGGCGTCGACCGTCCATACGATCCATTCGCGCTGGGCCAAGGAAGGTGAGGCGATCTTCGCGCTGAACGAGCGTGGCGGCCGCCATCATCAGTACTTGAGCGAGGAAGAGGAGAAGGCACTGCTGGAGCCGTTTGTGCGACAGGCCGAGATGGGTGGGATGTTGCGTGCCTTGGACATCCGGCAGGCATATGCGGCACGGGTCGGCAAACCGGTGGCGCTGTCGACAATCTATCGCCTGTTGGAGCGGCATGGTTGGCGCAAGGTGATTCCACGGCCCCGCCACCCGAAGGCAGACGTTTCGGCCCAAGCGGCATATAAAAAAACTGCGGCGCTGCGTTCGCGCCGAGGTCGCGCGTCAGGCTAG
- the rpmI gene encoding 50S ribosomal protein L35 encodes MPKIKTNRAAAKRFRKTASGKIKCGHAFKSHILTKKSTKQKRGLRAPNHLKACDAPGVARMLPYL; translated from the coding sequence ATGCCCAAGATCAAGACCAACCGGGCGGCGGCGAAGCGTTTTCGCAAGACCGCGTCGGGCAAGATCAAGTGCGGCCATGCGTTCAAGTCGCACATCCTGACCAAGAAGTCGACCAAGCAGAAGCGTGGTCTTCGTGCACCGAACCACCTCAAGGCGTGCGACGCCCCGGGCGTGGCTCGCATGCTGCCGTACTTGTGA
- the rplT gene encoding 50S ribosomal protein L20: MARVKRGVTARRRHKKIIGRAKGYYNARRKVFRVANQAVVKAGQYAYIGRKQRKRQFRALWIVRINAAARMFGLSYSRLINGLSKAGITVDRKVLADIAVHDIKAFGAIAEKAKASLAA, from the coding sequence ATGGCTCGTGTAAAGCGTGGCGTCACCGCCCGTCGTCGTCACAAGAAAATCATCGGCCGCGCCAAGGGCTACTACAACGCCCGCCGCAAGGTCTTCCGCGTTGCCAACCAGGCCGTGGTCAAGGCCGGCCAGTACGCCTATATCGGCCGCAAGCAGCGCAAGCGCCAGTTCCGTGCGCTGTGGATCGTGCGCATCAACGCCGCCGCGCGCATGTTCGGGCTGTCCTACAGCCGCCTGATCAATGGCCTCTCCAAGGCCGGCATCACCGTCGACCGCAAGGTCCTCGCGGATATCGCCGTGCACGACATCAAGGCGTTTGGCGCGATCGCCGAGAAAGCGAAGGCCAGTCTGGCGGCGTAG
- the pheS gene encoding phenylalanine--tRNA ligase subunit alpha codes for MDDLDSRAAQALADIDRADTLEALDALRVGLLGKSGIVTAALKALGALAPDERKARGAEVNLVKERLAGALAARKASLEQAELDHRLSSETIDISLPGRDGERGGIHPITRALERIASIFARLGYQRADGPEIEDDWHNFEALNFPPHHPARAMHDTFYVAGEGSGDRRLLRTHTSPVQIRAMAGRQPPIRIIAPGKVYRSDSDQTHSPMFHQIEGLLVDETSSFADLKGTLAEFIRAFFERDFEMRFRPSYFPFTEPSAEVDIRWDAEDGSTRWLEVLGCGMVHPNVLKNCGIDPERYTGFAFGLGVERFAMLRYDVSDLRAFFENDLRFLRQFA; via the coding sequence ATGGATGACCTGGACAGCCGCGCCGCGCAGGCGCTGGCCGACATCGACAGGGCCGACACGCTGGAGGCGCTCGATGCGCTGCGCGTCGGCCTGCTGGGCAAGAGCGGCATCGTCACCGCCGCGCTGAAGGCACTGGGCGCGCTGGCGCCGGATGAGCGCAAGGCGCGCGGCGCCGAGGTGAACCTTGTCAAGGAACGCCTCGCCGGCGCGCTGGCGGCGCGCAAGGCGAGCCTGGAGCAGGCCGAGCTCGATCACCGACTGTCCTCCGAGACGATCGACATCTCGCTGCCGGGCCGCGACGGCGAGCGCGGCGGCATCCATCCGATCACCCGTGCGCTGGAGCGCATTGCATCGATCTTCGCGCGGCTCGGCTACCAGCGTGCCGACGGCCCGGAGATCGAGGACGACTGGCACAACTTCGAGGCGCTGAATTTCCCGCCGCATCACCCGGCGCGCGCCATGCATGACACCTTCTACGTTGCTGGCGAAGGCAGCGGCGACCGCCGTCTGCTGCGCACGCATACCTCACCGGTGCAGATCCGCGCGATGGCCGGCCGCCAGCCGCCGATCCGCATCATCGCGCCGGGCAAGGTCTACCGCAGCGACTCGGACCAGACCCACTCGCCGATGTTCCACCAGATCGAGGGTCTGCTGGTCGACGAGACATCGAGTTTCGCCGACCTCAAGGGCACCCTGGCCGAGTTCATCCGTGCGTTCTTCGAGCGCGACTTCGAGATGCGCTTCCGCCCCAGCTACTTCCCGTTCACCGAGCCGTCGGCCGAGGTGGACATTCGCTGGGACGCCGAGGACGGCTCCACCCGCTGGCTGGAGGTGCTCGGCTGCGGCATGGTGCATCCGAACGTGCTGAAGAACTGCGGCATCGACCCGGAGCGCTACACCGGCTTCGCGTTCGGCCTCGGCGTGGAGCGCTTCGCGATGCTGCGCTACGACGTTTCCGACCTGCGCGCGTTCTTCGAGAACGATCTGCGTTTCCTCAGGCAGTTTGCTTGA
- the pheT gene encoding phenylalanine--tRNA ligase subunit beta yields the protein MKFSENWLRELVDVQADRAELAHALTMAGLEVEEVTPLGDDLAGVVVAEIVAAEKHPQADRLQVCKVDAGQSDPLQIVCGAPNARVGIKVPLATVGAKLPGGIAIKAARLRGVESFGMLCSAKELGIDADASGLLELPAAAPVGQPLAAYLGLPDASFELKLTPNRPDCLSMVGLAHDVAALFGSMVKLPAAASVPVTGDARRGIRLEAGRDAPRYLGRIIEGIDPMARSPLWLAERLRRAGLRPISAVVDVTNYVMLELGQPLHAFDNDTLEGDIVVRHARSGETLKLLDGNEAKLDESFVLVADEKKALAVAGVMGGHDSRVTDATRNVFLESAHFAPAAIMGRARKLGLHTDASHRFERGVDPELPRRALERASELLLAIAGGKAGPVLVAENPADLPKPAPVVLRRARLQRVLGVDVADAEVARIFTALGMQVAATTDGWQVTAPSSRFDIEREEDLIEEVARIFGYDNIPTATPAGALTLAIEPEARINELALREQLAARGYYEAVNLSFVAAELLAEWGFTGQLVPLANPLSADLAVMRPSLLPGLIEALRHNRARQQERVRLFEVARVFAQGNPPVETPSLAIVACGKARAEQWGEPTRALDFFDLKGDLDALLAWGGEPQRWSVHADGLPGWLHPGRGARVTRDGLIVGHLGALHPQLAKALDLGPDVHVLELALEPLLARRLPQAQAVPRFPAVRRDLAMDLPETVHWSQIEQTVRRTLGERLKELRLFDRYSGKGVEAGRKSLAMGLILQDASRTLTDDDADRCVREAIAALEQSCKAKLRG from the coding sequence ATGAAATTCTCCGAAAACTGGCTGCGCGAACTGGTGGATGTGCAGGCCGATCGTGCCGAACTGGCCCATGCGCTGACCATGGCCGGGCTGGAAGTGGAAGAAGTTACGCCGCTGGGCGACGACCTGGCCGGCGTGGTGGTGGCCGAGATCGTCGCCGCCGAAAAGCACCCACAGGCCGACCGGCTGCAGGTGTGCAAGGTCGATGCGGGGCAGAGCGATCCGTTGCAGATCGTCTGCGGCGCGCCCAACGCGCGCGTTGGCATCAAGGTGCCGCTGGCGACGGTCGGTGCAAAGTTGCCGGGCGGCATCGCCATCAAGGCGGCCAGGCTGCGCGGCGTGGAATCGTTCGGCATGCTGTGCTCGGCGAAGGAACTGGGCATCGACGCCGACGCCTCCGGCCTGCTGGAGCTGCCGGCCGCTGCGCCGGTCGGCCAGCCGCTGGCTGCTTATCTTGGTCTGCCGGATGCCAGCTTCGAGCTGAAGCTCACCCCGAACCGCCCTGATTGCCTGAGCATGGTCGGCCTGGCGCACGACGTGGCTGCGCTGTTCGGCAGCATGGTGAAGCTGCCGGCAGCAGCAAGCGTGCCGGTGACCGGCGATGCGCGTCGCGGCATCCGCCTGGAAGCGGGCAGGGATGCGCCGCGTTACCTTGGCCGCATCATCGAAGGCATCGACCCGATGGCACGCTCGCCGCTGTGGCTGGCCGAGCGACTGCGCCGCGCGGGCCTGCGTCCGATCAGCGCGGTGGTCGACGTCACCAACTACGTGATGCTGGAACTGGGCCAGCCGCTGCATGCGTTCGACAACGACACGCTCGAGGGCGACATCGTGGTGCGCCACGCGCGCAGCGGCGAGACGCTGAAGCTGCTTGACGGCAACGAGGCGAAACTGGACGAAAGCTTCGTGCTGGTCGCCGACGAAAAGAAGGCGCTGGCCGTGGCCGGCGTGATGGGTGGCCACGACTCGCGCGTCACCGACGCCACCCGCAACGTGTTCCTGGAATCCGCGCATTTCGCACCCGCCGCGATCATGGGCCGCGCGCGCAAGCTGGGCCTGCACACCGATGCCTCGCATCGCTTCGAGCGCGGTGTCGACCCGGAACTGCCGCGCCGTGCGCTGGAGCGCGCCAGCGAGCTGCTGCTGGCGATCGCCGGCGGCAAGGCCGGCCCGGTACTGGTGGCGGAGAATCCGGCCGACCTGCCGAAACCGGCTCCGGTCGTCCTGCGCCGTGCGCGTCTGCAGCGCGTGCTCGGCGTGGACGTGGCCGACGCCGAAGTGGCGCGCATCTTCACCGCGCTGGGCATGCAGGTCGCGGCGACGACCGACGGCTGGCAGGTCACCGCGCCGAGCAGCCGTTTCGACATCGAACGCGAAGAGGACCTGATCGAGGAAGTCGCGCGCATTTTCGGCTACGACAACATTCCCACGGCTACCCCGGCTGGCGCGCTGACCCTGGCTATCGAGCCGGAGGCGCGCATCAACGAACTGGCGCTGCGCGAGCAGTTGGCCGCGCGCGGCTACTACGAGGCCGTCAACCTGTCCTTCGTGGCGGCCGAGCTGCTGGCGGAGTGGGGCTTCACCGGGCAACTGGTGCCGCTGGCCAACCCGCTGTCGGCCGATCTGGCGGTGATGCGGCCCTCGCTGCTGCCGGGGCTGATCGAGGCACTGCGCCACAATCGCGCACGCCAGCAGGAACGGGTGCGGCTGTTCGAGGTCGCTCGCGTGTTTGCGCAGGGCAATCCGCCGGTCGAGACGCCCAGTCTGGCCATCGTGGCCTGTGGCAAGGCTCGTGCCGAGCAATGGGGCGAACCGACGCGGGCGCTGGATTTCTTCGATCTCAAGGGCGACCTGGATGCGCTGCTCGCCTGGGGCGGCGAGCCGCAGCGCTGGTCGGTGCATGCCGATGGCCTGCCGGGCTGGCTGCACCCGGGGCGCGGTGCCCGGGTGACGCGCGATGGCCTCATCGTGGGTCACCTCGGCGCCCTGCACCCGCAATTGGCCAAGGCGCTGGACCTGGGCCCGGACGTGCATGTGCTGGAACTGGCGCTGGAGCCGCTGCTGGCGCGCCGCCTGCCCCAGGCGCAGGCAGTGCCCCGGTTCCCGGCCGTGCGCCGCGACCTTGCCATGGACCTGCCGGAAACGGTCCACTGGTCACAAATCGAGCAGACGGTTCGCCGCACGCTGGGCGAACGCCTGAAAGAACTGCGCCTGTTTGACCGCTACAGCGGCAAGGGAGTCGAAGCAGGCCGAAAAAGCCTCGCTATGGGCTTGATTTTACAGGACGCTTCACGCACGCTTACCGACGACGACGCGGACCGTTGCGTACGCGAGGCCATAGCGGCGTTGGAGCAATCATGCAAGGCAAAGTTGCGAGGGTGA
- the ihfA gene encoding integration host factor subunit alpha has product MALTKAEMAERLFLDVGLNKREAKEFVDAYFEVVRGALENGEQVKLSGFGNFDLRLKNQRPGRNPKTGEEIPISARRVVTFRPGQKLKVRVEGYAGPRE; this is encoded by the coding sequence ATGGCTCTGACCAAGGCGGAAATGGCCGAGCGGCTTTTCCTCGACGTGGGCCTCAACAAGCGCGAGGCGAAGGAGTTCGTGGACGCCTATTTCGAGGTGGTCCGCGGAGCCCTGGAAAACGGCGAACAGGTGAAGTTGTCCGGCTTCGGCAATTTCGACCTGCGACTGAAGAACCAGCGGCCCGGGCGCAACCCGAAGACCGGCGAGGAGATTCCGATCTCCGCCCGGCGCGTGGTGACGTTCCGGCCGGGACAGAAACTCAAGGTAAGAGTCGAGGGCTATGCTGGACCAAGGGAATAA
- a CDS encoding MerR family transcriptional regulator, translated as MLDQGNNTELPAIPAKRYFTIGEVSELCGVKPHVLRYWEQEFPALNPVKRRGNRRYYQRHDVLMIRQIRSLLYDEGFTITGARARLEGPQARMEASISHQIVRQVRMELEEVLTLLRR; from the coding sequence ATGCTGGACCAAGGGAATAACACCGAGCTGCCCGCCATCCCGGCCAAGCGCTACTTCACCATCGGTGAAGTCAGCGAGTTGTGCGGGGTGAAGCCCCACGTGCTGCGCTACTGGGAGCAGGAGTTTCCTGCCCTCAACCCGGTCAAGCGCCGCGGCAACCGCCGCTACTACCAGCGCCACGACGTGCTGATGATCCGCCAGATCCGCTCGCTGCTGTACGACGAGGGTTTCACCATTACCGGTGCGCGCGCGCGTCTGGAAGGTCCGCAGGCGCGGATGGAAGCGAGCATCTCGCACCAGATCGTGCGCCAGGTGCGGATGGAACTGGAAGAAGTGCTGACCCTGCTGCGCCGCTGA
- a CDS encoding zeta toxin family protein: MTDDQIKGDAIAFAKANKKNIARRLCSKEQYPPEKDPVSIFMAGSPGAGKTEASIELVAAVGPTIRIDPDDLRSEFPMYNGGNAHLFQPAVSIIVDKMIDFVFDNDQSFLLDGTLANENKARYNIERSLQHKRVVQVLYVYQDPCQAWQFVCAREAVEGRRIDLETFISQYFESRRVVNALKAKYGADIKIDLLLKNNDGSNRSYQANIQNVDHHAPEAYDEKRLRVAISTMKYVSD, translated from the coding sequence ATGACAGACGACCAGATCAAAGGCGATGCCATCGCGTTCGCGAAAGCAAACAAGAAGAACATTGCTCGAAGGTTGTGTTCAAAAGAACAGTACCCACCTGAAAAGGATCCGGTCTCGATCTTCATGGCGGGGTCGCCAGGAGCCGGTAAAACTGAGGCGTCGATCGAGCTTGTCGCTGCGGTCGGGCCAACCATTCGGATTGACCCAGACGACCTGCGGTCGGAATTTCCGATGTACAACGGCGGCAACGCCCACCTCTTTCAGCCAGCGGTCTCGATCATCGTCGACAAGATGATCGACTTTGTGTTCGACAACGACCAGAGCTTCCTACTTGACGGAACGCTAGCCAACGAGAACAAAGCTCGATACAACATAGAGCGATCGCTGCAGCACAAGCGGGTGGTTCAGGTTCTGTATGTGTATCAGGACCCGTGTCAGGCTTGGCAGTTCGTCTGCGCTAGGGAAGCCGTCGAGGGGCGTCGTATTGACCTAGAAACCTTTATAAGTCAATATTTTGAGTCCCGAAGGGTCGTTAACGCTTTAAAAGCGAAGTACGGTGCCGATATCAAAATTGACCTGCTTCTGAAGAACAATGATGGATCAAATCGATCCTACCAAGCGAACATCCAGAACGTTGATCACCACGCACCCGAAGCGTACGATGAAAAGCGCTTGAGAGTAGCCATTTCAACCATGAAATACGTGAGTGACTAA
- the serA gene encoding phosphoglycerate dehydrogenase, with protein sequence MQTSYPRQDIKVLLLEGVSASAVDNFRRAGYSQVELHAKSLPENELKVRIADAHIVGIRSRTQLTAEVLAQAKRLIAVGCFCIGTNQVDLGAARRLGVPVFNAPYSNTRSVAELVIAEAIMLLRGIPQKNAQCHRGGWSKSASGSYETRDKVLGIVGYGHIGTQVGVLAESMGMRVIFHDIETKLALGNARAVSSLDELLERADVVTLHVPETPATRMMIRREQLAKMRAGAMLINASRGSVVDIDALAAVLRAGHLSGAAVDVFPTEPKGNDDPFVSPLVGLDNVILTPHIGGSTLEAQDNIGIEVASKLVRYSDNGSTLSAVNFPEVALPEHPHSRRLLHIHRNVPGTLSRINELFSAGNINIDAQFLQTDGEVGYVVIDVSADEAQASELKAKLAAIPGTLRSRVLY encoded by the coding sequence ATGCAGACCTCCTACCCTCGCCAGGACATCAAGGTATTGCTGCTGGAAGGCGTCAGCGCCAGCGCGGTCGACAACTTCCGTCGCGCCGGCTACAGCCAGGTCGAGCTGCATGCCAAGTCACTGCCCGAAAACGAACTGAAGGTGCGCATCGCCGACGCGCACATCGTCGGCATCCGTTCGCGCACCCAGCTCACCGCCGAGGTGCTGGCCCAGGCCAAGCGGCTGATCGCGGTGGGCTGCTTCTGCATCGGCACCAACCAGGTGGATCTGGGCGCCGCGCGCAGGCTCGGCGTGCCGGTGTTCAACGCGCCCTACTCCAACACCCGCAGCGTGGCCGAACTGGTGATCGCCGAGGCGATCATGCTGCTGCGCGGTATTCCGCAGAAAAACGCGCAGTGCCATCGCGGCGGCTGGTCCAAGTCGGCCAGCGGCAGCTACGAGACGCGCGACAAGGTGCTCGGCATCGTCGGCTACGGCCACATCGGCACCCAGGTCGGCGTGCTGGCCGAGAGCATGGGCATGCGGGTGATCTTCCACGACATCGAGACCAAGCTGGCGCTCGGCAACGCACGCGCCGTGTCCAGCCTGGACGAGCTGCTGGAACGCGCCGACGTGGTCACTCTGCACGTGCCGGAAACCCCTGCCACCCGGATGATGATCCGTCGCGAGCAACTGGCGAAGATGCGCGCCGGCGCGATGCTGATCAACGCCTCGCGCGGCAGCGTGGTGGACATCGACGCGCTGGCCGCCGTGCTGCGCGCCGGCCACCTCTCCGGCGCCGCGGTGGACGTGTTCCCGACCGAACCCAAGGGCAACGACGACCCCTTCGTCTCGCCGCTGGTCGGTCTGGACAACGTGATCCTTACCCCACACATCGGCGGCAGCACGCTGGAGGCGCAGGACAACATCGGCATCGAGGTGGCCAGCAAGCTGGTCCGCTACAGCGACAACGGCTCCACCCTGTCGGCGGTGAACTTCCCCGAAGTGGCCCTGCCCGAACACCCGCACAGCCGCCGCCTGCTGCACATCCACCGCAACGTGCCAGGCACGCTGTCGCGCATCAACGAGCTGTTCTCGGCCGGCAACATCAACATCGACGCGCAGTTCCTGCAGACCGACGGCGAAGTCGGCTACGTGGTGATCGACGTCAGCGCCGACGAGGCCCAGGCCAGCGAGCTGAAGGCGAAGCTGGCGGCAATCCCCGGGACGCTGCGCAGCCGGGTGTTGTATTAG